Sequence from the Bremerella volcania genome:
TCGTGGGACGGCCACGCGGTTTCTCCATTCGATCTTTGAAAAGGGATTGATCAAAGGGAATCGGCATCACGTCCACCTTTCGATCGATCGCGAAACGATGATCGCGGTGGGGAGTCGTCATGGAAAGCCCGTCGTACTGGAAGTCAACGCGAAGCAGATGGTTAACGACGGCAGTCAGTTCTACGTTACGGGCAATCACGTCTGGTTGACCGATCACGTTCCGCCACAATACCTGCGAGAGTTTCCCTAGGCTACAAGTCTTGCTTGGCGAGCCATGGAATCATGCGGCTAAACGCCTCTTCGATCTTCTCGATCGACGTCGAGTAGCTAATTCTCAGTGAATTGGTGCAACTCTCACCGAACGCTTCGCCCGGCACGACGCACACGCCGATCTCTTCAAGCATTCGTAACGCCACGTGACTGGCATTCGTATGCAGCGGCAGTGACGGGAATATGAAGAAACTACCCTGCGGCCAATAGCCAGTCAGGTGAGGCGATTCGCTGACGAGCTGGACGATGCGGTCTCGTCGATGTCGGTATTCTTTCACCATCTCGTCGATGCACTGGCTGCCACCGCGCAGCGCCGCGACGCCAGCCCACTGAGAAGGCGTATTGGCAACGGTCGTCGTGAACATGTGGTACCGCCGTAGCATCTTGATTGTCCCTTGGCTGGAAATCACCCACCCGATCCGCAGGCCGGCCATTGAAAAAGTTTTGGAGAAGCTGCTGGCAATCATCACGTGGTCAAGATCGGATGTGTGGCCAAGCACACTGGCATAGTCGAGATCGTCCAGCAATAGGTGATCATACACCTCGTCGCTGATGACTTTCACCCCCTGGTAGGCCGCCTCTTGAACAATCGCTTCGATCGTTTCCTGGGGATAGACAGTGCCGGTAGGGTTGCTCGGCGAATTTAAGATAATTGCGAAAGTACGGGGACCAATCGCATCGATTACCTCTTGAGGATCGAGCTGATGACCACTTTCAGCTCGGGTCGGAATCGCTTTCACTTCCCCGCCATGCATACGAACCAAGGGCGCATACAACGGAAAACACGGATCAGGAATCAAGAACTGTCGACTAGGTGCCGCCGTCACGCTGATCGATAAGTACATCGCTTCGGTTGCGCCAGTCGTTACCAGGATATTGTCTTCGGTAATCTCGCGGCCCGTCCTTTTGCTATAATAGCTGGCCAACTCTTTCAGAAGTTCTGGCAAACCGGCATCCATGGTGTACCCGGTTTCTCCTTTCTGAAGAGCGTGGATATAGGCATCGACGATATGTTTGGGGCAGGGAAAGTCAGGCTGACCAATCGAGAGATGGATGACGTTTTCCATCGTTGCGGCAAGATTCACCATGCGGCGAATGCCAGGTACCGGTAACGCGCGAAGTGGAGGACTCCACTCGAATGCATCATCCGCGGTTGGAATCTTAAGTCCTGAAATCAATTTCTCGGACATTTCGCTCGACATAGCTCCAAATCCTCTTCGCTGGTTTGAACGACTGACTTCGCAGGGAATGGTTTGGGGTGTGACCAACGCATCTTGATCGATTTACTCTTATCATTTCAAGATTAATCGAGAACTCACAAAGAAAAAGTTGTTCGCGGTTGGACTATAACGTGAGAACCGATAGGATGCGTGCAAGCATTTTGCCATAACTTCACTTGATCGTAGCGAGAAGGCCAGCGGCACGATTACTGTGCAGGCCACTACGTTTTCTTATGCCACAGGAGCACACAATTGACGGTAATCGACAACGCGAAACTGGAAGCGGCTCTTGAGGAACAGGGAATAACGGCGCGGGATAACTACTCTTTACCCACATCCGCACTTTCCTTTCCAGATGGCGGACACTTTCGCATTGAAATCGCAGGTGTCGAGCGCCTCTCGGCTTTGGAAACGATGCTTGCCGAAGCGGAAAAGCTGAACGTTCCCGTACATCGCATCATAGCCACCGTAGGCGGGGCAACTTATCTCACCCAGAGTGAGTTGAATGAATTTGCAGCGCTGGCCAAGTACAAGAAAATCGAAGTCATCATGACGCTAGGCCCTCGGCGGGGTTGGGATACCGGCCGACAGATTACGACCAGCGAAGGAATTGTCTCCGGCATGCGGCTGCGGGGCGTCGATAGCATCCGGCATTGGCTCAAGGATTGCGATCGCTGCCTGGAAGCGGGTTTTCGAGGTTTTTTGGTACCGGACGAAGGTTTGTTGTCGCTTGTCGGCGGCCTCCGAGAAAAGGGTGTGATACCTGCCGAAACGATCTTCAAATTGTCGGTCTTTGCCGGGCATGCCAATCCCGCCGGTGCCAAGCTGGCCGAACAACTGGGAGCGAACAGCTTCAATCCCCTGGCCGATCTGACCTTGCCGATGCTCTCCAGCATTCGTAGCTCGATCAGTATTCCGATGGATATTTACTTGTGCCTGGTCAATGCGATGGGGGGATTCAATCGGTTCTACGAAGCCGCGGAGATCGCTCGCCTGTGTTCGCCGTGTTACTTCAAGATAGAACCAGGTCCTTCAGAGGAAGAAATCTACGCACCATGGAATTCGCCTGAGTACCACGATACGCAAATTCGGGAACGTGTACGAAACGCGGCAGTGGTCATGGAACTTATCGAACGCGAGGGTGCTCCGGTGTCAGCTTCACCTGCAGGCGGAGAAGATCTTGTAATTCCTCGCTAGTGCGCTGCACGCCGTTTACGTCAAAACAACGATTGAAGCTGAAGGAACGGATCATGTCTCAGCAAGCGACCCAAATCGCCGATATGACTGCTGGAGAAATGTCAGAGTGCTTTGCCACTGGCGAGTTCACACCGAAGGAAGCCGCTCAAGCATGTCTCGATCGGATCCACAAATACAACGACAAGGTCAACGCTTACAACATTCTCAACGAAGAGATCACCCTGGAAGCTGCCGAGCGTTCCACGGAACGCTGGCGATTGGGTACGCCGCTCAGTCCCATCGATGGTGTGCCAGTCGCGGTCAAGGATATCTTCATGACGAAAGGCTGGCCGAACCGAAAAGGGTCGACGCTGACATCAAAGGAGCCATTAACGGTCGACGCTCCAGCGATTGCGGCCCTACGCCGAAATGGTTTCGTGCCGCTTGGTCGAACAACCACTCCAGAATTCGGTTGGAAAGGGGTTACGGACAATCCACTTGATGGTGTAACGTCGAATCCGTGGGACCCAAGCAAGGTCTCGGGGGGATCGAGCGGTGGAAGCGGGGCCGCGGTGCCATTGGGTATGGGACCACTTGCCCTGGGAACCGACGCCGGCGGATCCATACGCATTCCCGCTGGCTTCTGCGGCGTCGTTGGACATAAGCCCACTCATGGACTCTGCCCGATGTGGCCGCCAAGTGCCTTCTATCCGCTCGCGCATGTTGGGCCAATGACATGGACGGTTGCCGATACGGCGCTCTTGTTGGATGTGTTGGCCGAGCCGGACCCAAGAGACATGACGTTGCCTAACTGTCCGGTTTCCTTTCGTGACGTTTTGGAACACGTCGACCTGAGTGGGGTCCGTATCGCATTGAGTCCTACTTTGGGATATGTGGATGTCGATCCTGAGATTCATGCGGCCGTCGTAGCGACCGCATCGGCGTTCGAAGAAGCTGGTGCCGTGTTTGAATCATGCGACCCAGGCTTCTCCGATCCGCTTGAGTCGTTTAATCGACTCTTCTACGGAGGAGCTGCGAATGCCTTACGTGATATTGGGCCCGACGATCGGGCGAAGATGGATCCGAATCTGATCCAAGTCGCCGAGTGGGCCAGCAATTTATCTCTACTGGAATTCATGGAAGCCTCCAACGAGCGGGCGGCCATCACTGAGACGATGAGTCTCTTCCATCAGAAGTACGACCTGCTGCTCACGCCGACTTTACCGATTCCTGCATTCGACGCCGGGCTAGAGGTTCCCAAAGATTGGCCTCACGATCGCTGGCCAACGTGGACTCCATTCACCTATCCCTTCAATATGACAGGCCAACCAGCCATCTCGGTTCCTTGCGGTTTCACCTCGACTGGATTGCCAATAGGCCTACAGATTATCGGCCCCAGACACGCTGATGCGCTCGTGCTTCAGGCAGCCCACTACTACCAGCAGTCTCGGCCGCTCACGTCGATACGGCCGGACATGTTAGATTAGAAGCCAAGCATCTCGTTAAGTTCGTGCATGGCGATGGCGACTTCGTCGTGCAGGCGTATCTCTGCCAAATCATCAATCGTAAGCCGCTCACGGTAGTGACGGCTCACCCAATCGTATAATTCGTGGTAGCGCTGCTGCGTTAGGAATACCGAAGATGGCATAGCCGCGCATTCCTCTTCGGTAAGAACCACCCGCAACCGCAAGCAGGCAGGACCTCCTCCGTTCTGCATGCTCTCGCGAAGGTCGACGAATTGGCAATCGTAAATGGGATTGTCTGCTCGCAGCAGGCTGGCAACCAGCTGACTCGCGGCTGCGCTTTCGGAACATTCGATCGGACACAACAGCAGCATCTGGTTGGGGCCAGTGGAGATTAGCTGACTGTTGAAGAAATAGCTTTGAACGGCATCGGAAAGATTCAATTCCTGATTGCTGATGACCACTTGCTGTAGATCCGGGCCAAAGCTATCGGCAAGCTCTGCCAGAACGCGATCTTGCTCGGCGAATGCGTACTGATGCACAAGATGCAGCGATTGATTACCAACTGAGATTACGTCGTTGTGAAACACGCCTGCATCAATCGCCTTGGGATGTTGCCGGGCAAAAACACAGCGCTTGGAACATAGCCCATGCGAGGTAGCGATTTCT
This genomic interval carries:
- a CDS encoding pyridoxal phosphate-dependent aminotransferase, with amino-acid sequence MSSEMSEKLISGLKIPTADDAFEWSPPLRALPVPGIRRMVNLAATMENVIHLSIGQPDFPCPKHIVDAYIHALQKGETGYTMDAGLPELLKELASYYSKRTGREITEDNILVTTGATEAMYLSISVTAAPSRQFLIPDPCFPLYAPLVRMHGGEVKAIPTRAESGHQLDPQEVIDAIGPRTFAIILNSPSNPTGTVYPQETIEAIVQEAAYQGVKVISDEVYDHLLLDDLDYASVLGHTSDLDHVMIASSFSKTFSMAGLRIGWVISSQGTIKMLRRYHMFTTTVANTPSQWAGVAALRGGSQCIDEMVKEYRHRRDRIVQLVSESPHLTGYWPQGSFFIFPSLPLHTNASHVALRMLEEIGVCVVPGEAFGESCTNSLRISYSTSIEKIEEAFSRMIPWLAKQDL
- a CDS encoding amidase, with amino-acid sequence MSQQATQIADMTAGEMSECFATGEFTPKEAAQACLDRIHKYNDKVNAYNILNEEITLEAAERSTERWRLGTPLSPIDGVPVAVKDIFMTKGWPNRKGSTLTSKEPLTVDAPAIAALRRNGFVPLGRTTTPEFGWKGVTDNPLDGVTSNPWDPSKVSGGSSGGSGAAVPLGMGPLALGTDAGGSIRIPAGFCGVVGHKPTHGLCPMWPPSAFYPLAHVGPMTWTVADTALLLDVLAEPDPRDMTLPNCPVSFRDVLEHVDLSGVRIALSPTLGYVDVDPEIHAAVVATASAFEEAGAVFESCDPGFSDPLESFNRLFYGGAANALRDIGPDDRAKMDPNLIQVAEWASNLSLLEFMEASNERAAITETMSLFHQKYDLLLTPTLPIPAFDAGLEVPKDWPHDRWPTWTPFTYPFNMTGQPAISVPCGFTSTGLPIGLQIIGPRHADALVLQAAHYYQQSRPLTSIRPDMLD